Proteins encoded within one genomic window of Platichthys flesus chromosome 17, fPlaFle2.1, whole genome shotgun sequence:
- the LOC133972865 gene encoding probable thiopurine S-methyltransferase isoform X1: MVFPLNVSGRVFGNISYHLYSFIHPSLSSLVSSRAVKPSRTEPDRPDRGQQLTSSLGQQNISVMLEPQADRVMALGEWEERWQTDRIGFHQPHVHKLLEENVDKVLAGRTGVRFFFPLCGKAVDMKWLADMGHTVVGVEISEKAIKQFFEENNLTYSEEPVAAAPGAKVFKSSEKNISLYQCDLFNFSSSIEGEFGAIWDRGALVAINPRDREKYASLIISLMAKDCRYLLDTLQYNPELYKGPPFLVPDEQVQILFGSRCDVERLQSVDAFTDRHRGWGLDSLTENLHLIRPKSS, encoded by the exons ATGGTGTTTCCTCTGAATGTCTCTGGCCGTGTTTTCGGTAACATCTCGTATCATctctattcattcattcatccctcACTTTCATCCCTTGTTTCCTCCAGGGCTGTGAAACCCTCCAGAACTGAGCCTGACAGACCAGACCGAGGGCAGCAGCTCACCAGCAG TTTGGGTCAGCAAAACATCAGCGTCATGCTGGAACCGCAGGCCGACCGGGTCATGGCGCTCGGCGAGTGGGAGGAACGCTGGCAGACGGACAGGATCGGCTTCCATCAGCCTCACGTGCACAA GCTGCTGGAGGAAAATGTGGATAAAGTTCTCGCTGGACGGACGGGAGTTcgcttcttcttccctctctgtggGAAAGCAGTGGATATGAAGTG gttgGCAGACATGGGCCACACGGTGGTCGGGGTGGAGATCAGTGAAAAAGCTATAAAACAGTTCTTTGAGGAGAATAACCTGACGTACAGCGAGGAGCCTGTCGCTGCCGCACCTGGAGCGAAGGTGTTCAAG AGCTCAGAGAAAAACATCTCTCTGTATCAGTGCGACCTGTTCAACTTCTCCAG CTCCATCGAAGGTGAGTTCGGGGCGATTTGGGACCGAGGAGCTCTGGTGGCCATCAAccccagagacagagaaaa GTATGCGTCTCTCATCATTTCTCTCATGGCCAAAGACTGCAGATACCTTCTGGACACTTTGCAGTACAATCCTGAATTATACAAAG gtcCTCCGTTTTTAGTGCCTGACGAGCAAGTGCAGATCCTGTTTG GGAGCCGCTGCGATGTGGAGCGGCTGCAGTCGGTCGATGCCTTCACGGACAGACATCGAGGCTGGGGTCTGGACTCCCTGACGGAGAACCTGCACCTCATCCGTCCAAAGAGCAGCTAG
- the LOC133972865 gene encoding probable thiopurine S-methyltransferase isoform X2, producing the protein MAVKPSRTEPDRPDRGQQLTSSLGQQNISVMLEPQADRVMALGEWEERWQTDRIGFHQPHVHKLLEENVDKVLAGRTGVRFFFPLCGKAVDMKWLADMGHTVVGVEISEKAIKQFFEENNLTYSEEPVAAAPGAKVFKSSEKNISLYQCDLFNFSSSIEGEFGAIWDRGALVAINPRDREKYASLIISLMAKDCRYLLDTLQYNPELYKGPPFLVPDEQVQILFGSRCDVERLQSVDAFTDRHRGWGLDSLTENLHLIRPKSS; encoded by the exons AT GGCTGTGAAACCCTCCAGAACTGAGCCTGACAGACCAGACCGAGGGCAGCAGCTCACCAGCAG TTTGGGTCAGCAAAACATCAGCGTCATGCTGGAACCGCAGGCCGACCGGGTCATGGCGCTCGGCGAGTGGGAGGAACGCTGGCAGACGGACAGGATCGGCTTCCATCAGCCTCACGTGCACAA GCTGCTGGAGGAAAATGTGGATAAAGTTCTCGCTGGACGGACGGGAGTTcgcttcttcttccctctctgtggGAAAGCAGTGGATATGAAGTG gttgGCAGACATGGGCCACACGGTGGTCGGGGTGGAGATCAGTGAAAAAGCTATAAAACAGTTCTTTGAGGAGAATAACCTGACGTACAGCGAGGAGCCTGTCGCTGCCGCACCTGGAGCGAAGGTGTTCAAG AGCTCAGAGAAAAACATCTCTCTGTATCAGTGCGACCTGTTCAACTTCTCCAG CTCCATCGAAGGTGAGTTCGGGGCGATTTGGGACCGAGGAGCTCTGGTGGCCATCAAccccagagacagagaaaa GTATGCGTCTCTCATCATTTCTCTCATGGCCAAAGACTGCAGATACCTTCTGGACACTTTGCAGTACAATCCTGAATTATACAAAG gtcCTCCGTTTTTAGTGCCTGACGAGCAAGTGCAGATCCTGTTTG GGAGCCGCTGCGATGTGGAGCGGCTGCAGTCGGTCGATGCCTTCACGGACAGACATCGAGGCTGGGGTCTGGACTCCCTGACGGAGAACCTGCACCTCATCCGTCCAAAGAGCAGCTAG
- the LOC133972865 gene encoding probable thiopurine S-methyltransferase isoform X3: MHESHVTVVVLCVLLLEAGSSLGQQNISVMLEPQADRVMALGEWEERWQTDRIGFHQPHVHKLLEENVDKVLAGRTGVRFFFPLCGKAVDMKWLADMGHTVVGVEISEKAIKQFFEENNLTYSEEPVAAAPGAKVFKSSEKNISLYQCDLFNFSSSIEGEFGAIWDRGALVAINPRDREKYASLIISLMAKDCRYLLDTLQYNPELYKGPPFLVPDEQVQILFGSRCDVERLQSVDAFTDRHRGWGLDSLTENLHLIRPKSS, translated from the exons ATGCACGAGTCGCACGTGACTGTGGTGGTACTGTGCGTGCTGCTGCTCGAGGCTGGTTCCAG TTTGGGTCAGCAAAACATCAGCGTCATGCTGGAACCGCAGGCCGACCGGGTCATGGCGCTCGGCGAGTGGGAGGAACGCTGGCAGACGGACAGGATCGGCTTCCATCAGCCTCACGTGCACAA GCTGCTGGAGGAAAATGTGGATAAAGTTCTCGCTGGACGGACGGGAGTTcgcttcttcttccctctctgtggGAAAGCAGTGGATATGAAGTG gttgGCAGACATGGGCCACACGGTGGTCGGGGTGGAGATCAGTGAAAAAGCTATAAAACAGTTCTTTGAGGAGAATAACCTGACGTACAGCGAGGAGCCTGTCGCTGCCGCACCTGGAGCGAAGGTGTTCAAG AGCTCAGAGAAAAACATCTCTCTGTATCAGTGCGACCTGTTCAACTTCTCCAG CTCCATCGAAGGTGAGTTCGGGGCGATTTGGGACCGAGGAGCTCTGGTGGCCATCAAccccagagacagagaaaa GTATGCGTCTCTCATCATTTCTCTCATGGCCAAAGACTGCAGATACCTTCTGGACACTTTGCAGTACAATCCTGAATTATACAAAG gtcCTCCGTTTTTAGTGCCTGACGAGCAAGTGCAGATCCTGTTTG GGAGCCGCTGCGATGTGGAGCGGCTGCAGTCGGTCGATGCCTTCACGGACAGACATCGAGGCTGGGGTCTGGACTCCCTGACGGAGAACCTGCACCTCATCCGTCCAAAGAGCAGCTAG